Proteins from a genomic interval of Paenibacillus sp. FSL H8-0048:
- a CDS encoding MerR family transcriptional regulator, whose amino-acid sequence MKIKEVADMLKISQRAIRFYEEKGLIAPSKQADNQYRRFDEEDIWRLQTIIALRELGMPVSDIRTALLDIEAKGNSQLRYLLELQRSVMFTKWVEMQQIIETTDQMIETLKQDHTLPLDDIYILAEGSRRLREQRTWKDKWGYDRLAGVHDQLVQEDTRKYGDYDEALRIVVKWVSPILGERGLDIGTGTGNLAGRLIHEGVVMAGVDQSNEMLKECQRKFPEMETKLGNFLALPYLDGKFDFIVSSFALHHLTSDQMLLSIQEMRRVLKPHGRICVADLMIDGEGSTPHEGDEDSILLPKLIDLLEESGCITKHVKVNRLLHVVLAVPIR is encoded by the coding sequence ATGAAAATAAAAGAAGTCGCTGATATGCTGAAAATATCGCAGCGCGCGATTCGGTTTTACGAAGAAAAAGGGCTCATAGCTCCTTCCAAACAAGCTGACAATCAGTACCGGAGGTTTGACGAAGAAGACATTTGGCGCTTGCAGACGATCATTGCACTCCGGGAATTAGGAATGCCAGTTAGTGATATTAGGACTGCACTATTGGATATTGAAGCCAAAGGAAACAGCCAATTACGATATTTGTTGGAACTCCAGCGATCCGTCATGTTCACCAAATGGGTCGAAATGCAGCAGATTATCGAGACAACAGACCAAATGATTGAAACCCTCAAGCAGGACCATACCCTTCCGCTTGACGACATTTACATACTGGCGGAGGGTTCGAGAAGACTGAGAGAACAACGGACATGGAAGGATAAGTGGGGGTATGACCGTTTGGCCGGCGTTCACGATCAGTTGGTTCAAGAGGACACACGGAAATATGGGGACTATGATGAGGCGCTGCGGATCGTCGTGAAGTGGGTCTCGCCCATCCTTGGGGAAAGGGGTTTGGATATTGGAACAGGTACGGGAAATTTAGCCGGCCGACTGATCCATGAAGGCGTGGTGATGGCTGGGGTGGATCAGTCCAACGAAATGCTAAAGGAGTGCCAGCGTAAATTTCCTGAGATGGAGACCAAGCTTGGCAATTTCCTGGCATTGCCGTACCTTGACGGGAAGTTTGATTTTATTGTTTCGAGCTTTGCCCTGCACCATCTGACGAGCGACCAAATGCTGCTCTCTATTCAGGAGATGCGCAGGGTATTAAAACCTCACGGAAGGATCTGCGTCGCGGATTTGATGATTGACGGGGAAGGAAGCACACCACATGAAGGTGATGAGGATTCTATTCTACTCCCCAAGCTCATTGATTTATTAGAGGAAAGCGGATGCATCACGAAACACGTTAAAGTAAATCGATTGTTGCATGTTGTTTTAGCAGTACCTATTCGGTAA
- a CDS encoding amidohydrolase, translating into MKTLIKGATILSMGNEEPYIGDILIDGDLIADIQSIISTGADVVIHGGGMAAMPGLINAHQHTPMSLLRGFSDDLKLMDWLNQKMLPAEARMTPEDIYWGAKLAMAEMIKSGTTTFADMYIHMNEIAAAVEEVGMRASLTRGLTFLENDGGRRMSEALDLVRHWSGAAEGRITTMLGPHSPYTVPPQPFREIIDWAEQEDIPLHTHLAETKEEVFQIREKYNQTPTEYLYHLGLFEKAHVLLAHSVHLNRRDIGYLKSMRGGVSHNPVSNLKLGCGIAPIKDMADQGITIGLGTDGAGSATTLDMFEEIRAATWLQKLDYGDPTKLPALDALRMATAGSAELLRIAHEVGTLEIGKKADIILLDMRKPHLQPIHNIHSLLAYSANGADVDTTIVNGKVLMQGRQLLTIDEDELLEQVSLRSKRIVEGI; encoded by the coding sequence ATGAAGACGTTAATCAAAGGCGCGACCATCTTAAGCATGGGGAACGAGGAGCCCTATATCGGAGATATTCTCATCGACGGGGACCTCATAGCGGACATTCAGTCCATCATATCCACCGGGGCAGATGTGGTCATTCATGGCGGGGGGATGGCAGCAATGCCTGGGCTAATCAACGCTCACCAACACACACCTATGAGCTTGTTGCGGGGATTTTCCGACGATTTGAAGCTTATGGATTGGTTGAACCAGAAAATGCTCCCTGCTGAAGCGCGAATGACGCCAGAGGATATCTATTGGGGAGCGAAGCTCGCGATGGCGGAGATGATTAAATCGGGTACGACTACCTTCGCCGACATGTACATCCACATGAATGAAATCGCGGCAGCGGTAGAAGAGGTCGGTATGAGGGCTTCTTTAACACGGGGGCTCACCTTTCTCGAAAATGACGGAGGGCGGCGAATGTCGGAGGCGCTTGATCTCGTTCGTCACTGGAGCGGTGCAGCGGAAGGCAGAATTACGACCATGCTAGGTCCGCATTCCCCTTACACTGTTCCTCCGCAGCCCTTTAGAGAGATTATCGATTGGGCGGAGCAGGAGGACATACCGTTACATACTCATTTGGCCGAAACGAAAGAAGAAGTCTTTCAGATTCGGGAAAAGTATAATCAGACCCCAACCGAATATTTATATCACCTCGGTCTATTTGAAAAAGCGCATGTGCTCCTCGCACATAGCGTGCATCTAAATCGCCGTGATATCGGTTATCTGAAGAGTATGCGGGGCGGAGTGTCCCATAATCCAGTGAGCAATCTCAAGCTTGGCTGCGGCATAGCGCCGATCAAGGATATGGCTGACCAAGGGATTACGATAGGCTTAGGCACAGATGGGGCGGGTAGCGCCACCACGTTAGATATGTTCGAGGAGATCCGGGCGGCAACATGGCTGCAAAAGTTGGATTACGGCGACCCTACGAAGCTTCCTGCTCTGGATGCTCTTCGCATGGCGACGGCCGGAAGTGCAGAGTTGCTGCGCATCGCCCATGAGGTGGGCACGCTTGAAATCGGGAAGAAGGCAGATATCATCTTGCTTGATATGAGAAAACCGCACTTGCAGCCTATACACAACATCCATTCACTGCTCGCATACAGCGCTAACGGAGCGGACGTGGACACCACCATCGTTAACGGAAAAGTGTTGATGCAAGGCCGTCAACTGCTCACTATTGATGAAGACGAGTTATTGGAGCAAGTGTCGCTGCGCTCTAAGCGTATCGTTGAAGGCATTTAA
- a CDS encoding helix-turn-helix domain-containing protein, with protein MYERIRGLREDKDLTQQQMAELLKITQATYSRYENGNLDVPSAVLITLATFHNVSIDYILGQTDSPKRYPTKKE; from the coding sequence ATGTACGAAAGAATCCGCGGCTTACGCGAAGACAAAGATCTGACACAACAACAAATGGCTGAACTTTTAAAAATTACACAAGCCACTTATTCCCGATACGAGAATGGGAATTTGGATGTTCCTAGCGCCGTATTGATTACGCTGGCTACTTTCCATAATGTTAGCATCGATTATATCTTGGGGCAGACTGATAGCCCTAAGCGTTATCCTACAAAAAAAGAATAA
- a CDS encoding helix-turn-helix domain-containing protein, with product MYLKIRDLREDKDLTQQQMAELLHITQTTYSRYENGNLDLPSAVLIKLANFHNVSVDYILGQTTTPTRYPPAYD from the coding sequence TTGTATTTAAAGATCCGTGACTTACGCGAAGATAAAGATCTAACACAGCAACAAATGGCTGAGTTATTACATATTACACAAACCACCTATTCTCGCTATGAGAATGGGAATTTGGACCTTCCTAGCGCTGTTCTGATTAAGCTAGCTAATTTCCATAATGTTAGTGTTGACTATATTCTAGGACAGACCACCACCCCTACGCGTTATCCTCCTGCATATGATTAA
- a CDS encoding DUF6809 family protein, translated as MIIILEDFYYGKLRPNELNNTCNPEVQKIDQNIIDLLQVLKERLPEEEFKQVEQLYDLQSDSNSLQSALSFIQGYKIGALMMIEVFGGEKGVE; from the coding sequence ATGATCATTATTTTGGAGGATTTTTATTACGGCAAATTGCGCCCGAATGAATTGAACAATACATGTAATCCTGAGGTACAGAAGATTGATCAGAACATTATTGATTTATTGCAGGTGCTCAAAGAAAGACTACCCGAAGAAGAATTTAAACAAGTGGAGCAACTATATGATTTACAAAGTGACTCAAATTCTTTACAGTCAGCTTTATCTTTTATCCAAGGTTATAAAATAGGTGCGTTAATGATGATTGAGGTGTTTGGTGGGGAGAAGGGAGTTGAATAA
- a CDS encoding VOC family protein: MKLGATLYIKNTTQAVAFYSEAFGLTLGYHEKFPDGTFMHASLLRDGEEIFAVSESRNDSLVNMMLSSSLERSRPTMSYGINFEREEEVKEAYEMLAKGGTVLVPLGALPWSSCCAEVVDKFGVYWYITVDPSSQ; the protein is encoded by the coding sequence ATGAAACTAGGAGCAACCTTATACATCAAGAATACCACTCAGGCTGTAGCGTTTTATTCAGAAGCCTTCGGACTTACCTTGGGTTACCATGAGAAGTTCCCGGATGGCACATTTATGCATGCGTCTTTACTTAGAGATGGGGAAGAAATATTTGCTGTCAGCGAATCGCGCAATGATAGCTTGGTTAATATGATGCTCTCATCATCACTAGAGAGATCACGCCCAACTATGAGTTATGGGATTAACTTTGAGCGTGAAGAAGAAGTGAAGGAGGCATACGAAATGCTAGCGAAGGGCGGCACGGTGTTAGTTCCGTTAGGCGCCCTTCCCTGGAGCTCCTGCTGTGCTGAAGTTGTCGATAAGTTTGGTGTGTACTGGTATATCACTGTAGATCCTTCTTCTCAATGA
- a CDS encoding VOC family protein: MHYGFDSAQLAVYNPGQVNVVKDKNMSLMFYVHDVLAEYDRLIQAIPGIGITSPPERRPWGAYSFWFLDPDGNTVSFIEKKDLQ, from the coding sequence ATGCATTACGGATTCGACAGCGCCCAGCTTGCGGTCTACAATCCGGGCCAAGTGAACGTGGTCAAAGACAAAAATATGTCGCTAATGTTCTACGTCCATGATGTCTTGGCTGAATATGACCGTCTAATTCAAGCCATCCCCGGCATTGGGATCACCTCTCCACCTGAGCGCAGACCGTGGGGGGCTTATTCGTTCTGGTTCCTTGATCCTGACGGGAATACAGTGAGCTTCATTGAGAAGAAGGATCTACAGTGA
- a CDS encoding MazG-like family protein, which yields MDITEFQQWVKEYYKNRNWSDLDIFVRIGFLAEETGEVARAIRALEIGRDRPDEVAGTFQENKAELTEELGDVLGNLIVIANKYDISLENILIAHKHKLQARYSEN from the coding sequence ATGGATATCACTGAATTTCAACAATGGGTTAAGGAATATTACAAGAATCGGAACTGGTCGGACTTAGATATTTTTGTTCGTATTGGATTTCTTGCTGAAGAAACTGGGGAAGTCGCCCGCGCAATTCGTGCATTAGAGATTGGCAGGGATCGTCCAGACGAGGTTGCAGGCACATTTCAAGAGAATAAAGCTGAATTAACAGAAGAACTTGGAGATGTTCTAGGAAATCTCATTGTCATCGCGAATAAATATGATATATCGCTTGAAAATATCCTGATAGCGCATAAACACAAGCTTCAGGCACGCTATTCAGAAAATTAA
- a CDS encoding M28 family peptidase gives MRNKLYGELSGIVFLILALGASVLIGKEMLFAVLAIIMLLAQLGIHTFLLKKRTKLFWVYAAALAAEILLLVTNEFWIFALGILLLLVAGVWNVFFAGEVRKSGKVFLVVRRVLYGIVTLVASVVWIINLYVQPITGPVTLPAELTAEINHDQLDSPTTMLENIEKMNSFGSRTTGSDGHNQFITWLQQQVTDMGLTVYRDKYTFDRWEEKRSSVTIDNEDIHVSSAFPYSGETDSNGVTGEFVYTKPGEYEEAKDKIAVVEIKNFKKFPMALVMNIRGKFGAPGGIPSDEGDLVLTTALKHAKLDEAKEQGVKAVIIVWDGVSDDKAEKQYLPFTEHYFGIPAVWVNKTEGHKVINAAKAHKAGTVILEAEKQEHAPTESFYVTIEGKNKKESIIVNTHTDGVNVVEENGAIGMLSMIRYLQQQEQPERTLIFTFVTGHFRLPEFKGTSQATSTWLQAHPELWDGKDGHLKAVAGLTVEHLGGLEWKDNASGQYGPTGAISTEFTYAGNEIMEAIWMKAVEDRKNTRTVMLRGHNNFQFGESQPLFNAGIPMIGLIPIPDYLLVDSADREMDKFDVNLMHEQVGSLLRALQLMDGIETTELGMADRYSFFLGRTK, from the coding sequence ATGAGAAATAAATTATATGGAGAACTGTCAGGGATTGTATTCCTGATTCTGGCGCTTGGTGCTTCTGTATTGATCGGGAAAGAAATGTTATTCGCTGTACTGGCAATAATCATGCTATTGGCACAATTAGGTATCCATACTTTTCTCCTCAAGAAAAGAACTAAACTGTTTTGGGTCTATGCAGCTGCACTGGCAGCGGAGATTTTACTATTAGTAACTAATGAGTTTTGGATATTTGCACTTGGTATTTTACTGCTGCTAGTAGCAGGGGTATGGAATGTGTTTTTTGCTGGTGAAGTGCGTAAGAGCGGGAAGGTCTTTCTAGTGGTTCGGAGAGTGTTGTACGGTATTGTCACTTTAGTTGCCAGTGTGGTTTGGATCATTAACCTATATGTTCAGCCTATTACGGGGCCTGTTACTTTGCCGGCTGAATTAACTGCTGAAATCAACCATGACCAGCTTGATTCTCCAACCACCATGCTCGAAAATATTGAAAAAATGAATTCCTTTGGCAGCCGTACAACGGGTTCTGATGGTCACAATCAGTTCATTACATGGCTACAGCAGCAGGTGACGGATATGGGGCTTACTGTGTACCGTGATAAGTATACGTTTGACCGCTGGGAAGAGAAGCGCAGCTCTGTGACCATCGATAACGAGGATATTCATGTATCCTCTGCGTTTCCTTACTCTGGCGAGACCGATAGCAATGGAGTTACCGGAGAGTTCGTCTACACCAAACCTGGTGAGTATGAGGAAGCCAAGGATAAAATAGCCGTCGTTGAAATCAAGAACTTTAAGAAATTCCCTATGGCACTTGTAATGAATATACGCGGAAAATTTGGGGCGCCGGGCGGTATTCCTTCGGATGAAGGCGATCTGGTCCTTACCACAGCTTTGAAGCATGCTAAATTGGATGAAGCTAAAGAACAAGGCGTTAAAGCAGTCATTATTGTCTGGGATGGCGTTTCAGATGACAAGGCTGAAAAGCAATACCTCCCCTTCACTGAGCATTACTTCGGAATTCCGGCAGTCTGGGTCAATAAAACTGAAGGACACAAGGTGATCAATGCAGCTAAGGCCCATAAGGCGGGCACAGTGATTTTAGAGGCAGAAAAACAGGAACATGCGCCAACCGAATCTTTTTATGTAACAATTGAAGGAAAGAATAAAAAGGAATCTATCATCGTAAATACGCATACCGACGGTGTGAATGTGGTAGAGGAAAACGGTGCGATTGGCATGCTCTCTATGATTCGTTACCTGCAGCAGCAGGAGCAACCCGAACGGACTCTGATCTTCACCTTTGTAACAGGACATTTCAGATTGCCCGAATTCAAAGGTACCTCGCAGGCAACCTCAACCTGGCTGCAGGCTCATCCTGAGCTGTGGGATGGTAAAGATGGACACCTGAAAGCCGTGGCAGGACTCACTGTAGAGCATCTAGGCGGCTTGGAATGGAAAGACAATGCTTCTGGACAATATGGACCGACTGGAGCAATAAGCACAGAATTCACCTACGCAGGAAACGAGATCATGGAAGCCATTTGGATGAAAGCTGTTGAAGATAGAAAGAACACCCGGACCGTTATGCTGCGCGGACATAATAACTTCCAATTCGGTGAGAGTCAGCCCCTGTTCAATGCCGGGATTCCAATGATTGGACTGATCCCCATCCCAGACTATCTCCTGGTAGATAGCGCAGACAGAGAAATGGATAAATTCGATGTGAACCTGATGCACGAACAAGTCGGGTCTTTATTAAGAGCATTACAGCTTATGGATGGTATAGAGACTACAGAGCTGGGGATGGCGGACCGGTATTCGTTTTTCTTGGGGCGGACGAAGTAG